The genomic interval TCGACCTCGTTGGACCCGGCCCCCCGTCACACGAGAGCGCTGTCGCGGCCCTCCCAGTACGGGGCGCGGAGCTCGCGCTTGAGGAGCTTGCCGGTGGCGGTGCGCGGGAGCTCGGCGTGGAAGTCGATGGTGCGTGGGACCTTGTAGCCCCCGAGGTGGTCGCGGCAGTAGGCGATCAGCTCCTCGGCGAGGTCGTCACTCACCGCGTCGGGATCGACGAGCTGCACGGCAGCCTTAACCTCCTCGCCCCAGTCATCGTTGGGGACGCCGAACACGGCGCAGTCGAGGACGGCCTCGTGCTGGAGGAGCTGGGACTCGATCTCGGCTGGGTAGATGTTGACGCCGCCGGAGATGATCATGTCGACCTTACGGTCACGCAGGAACAGGAAGCCGTCCTCGTCGAGCTCACCCACGTCCCCGACGGTGAAGAAGCCCTGCTCGTTCCAGGTCCGCTTGGTCTTGTCCTCGTCGCCGTGGTACTCGAAGGTGCGGTCGCCCATCTTCATCCAGACCGTGCCGATCTCGCCGGCGGGCAGCTCGTTGCCGTCATCGTCGAGGATCTTGATCTCGCTGATCGGCCAGGCGTTGCCGACCGTGCCGGGCTTGCGTAACCAGTCCTCGGGGGTCGCGAGCGTTCCGCCTCCCTCGGTCGCCGCGTAGTACTCGTAGACCACCGGGCCCCACCACTCGAGCATCGCGTGCTTGGTCGGGACGGGGCACGGGGCGGCGCTGTGGATGACGTGGGTGAGGCTGGACACGTCGTAGCGCCTGCGCTCGTCCTCCGGCAGCTTCAGCATCCGGTTGAACATCGTCGGCACCATGTGGCTGGTCGTGACGCGATAGCGCTCGATGCGCTCGAGCGTCCCCTCCGGGGTCCACTTGTCCATGAGCACGACCGTGTGGCCGAACTGCAACGCGGCGAGGACGAACTGCATAACGGCGGTGTGGTACAGCGGGGCGACCGCGAGGTGGACGTGGTCCTCGCCGGGCTGGATGCCGAACAGGTAGTTGAGGAAGCCGGACAGGCTCGCCTGGGTGTCCGCGTCGACCTCGGGGAGCGGCCGCTCGACCCCCTTCGGACGCCCCGTGGTCCCCGAGGTGTAGTTCATGAACCCGCCCGCCGTGCGGTCGTCGGGCGCCGTGTCGGGGTGCCCGTCGCGGAACGTGAGCCAGTCCCGGTACCCCTCCAGCGCCCCGACGCTGAAGCGCGCCTCGGCCGGAAGCGTGGGGACGTCGTCGGTGACCGCGGTGACCGCGTCCTCGAAGCGGCTGTGCGCCACGAACGCCCTCGCCCCGCTGTCCTCGACGATGTAGGCCACCTCGTCGCCGGCGAGGTGCCAGTTGATCGGCACGAGGTGCCACCCGGACTGCATGACCGCGAGGATCAACCCGATGGCCTCGGCGCTGTTGGGTAGCAGCATCGCCACGACGTCGCCGCGCTCGAGGCCGAGCCCGCGGAGGGCGTGGGTGATGCGGTGGACGTTGCCGAGGATCGCGCCCCGCGTGTGCTCGGTGCCGTCCGGCTCGATGACGCAGAGCGCTTCCGGCTCGAGCTGTGCCAACGCGTAGAACCCCGTCACCGGTTGCTGCTGCTCGCTCATCGCGCGTCCCCTGCTCGGCGCGGGGCGCATACTAGAACACGTTCCACTTCTGCGGGGCGCCGCTGGGGCTGAAGAGTTGAGTACGTCAGAACGCACTCAACGCTTCAGGCTCGCTCGGAGCTCGGGACAGACGCGGCAACGGCGCTGACGGCACGGCGTCGCGATCGGCGGCGGCCGCTCGGGATCGGCGCCTGCGTGTGCTGCAGCGAGCTCCTCGGCGATGCTCTCGACGTCGTTCTCGATGCGATCGCGCGTCAACCAGCTGACGTCCCAACCGCCCTTCTTCGCCTCGACCCACCGCTTCCGGTCGGTGCGGAACGCGCGCCCGCCAGCCCGCGACTGCGGGCTGTCGCACTCGTAAGCGAACCAGATCGAGGGGAACGGTAGATCGAGGTGGATGACGCGCCCGTCGCCACACAGGAACGGGAACGGCGAGGGGTACGGGGCGTGACCGAGAGACCTCACGAGCCTACGAGAGTCGAGCTCGAGCACCGAGTCGACGGTATCCGAGATCGTGGCTTCGTAGGCGCGGCGCACAGACCCCGTCCCGTTCGCGTGGCCGCAGCGCCAGAGCACGTCCTCGAGGGCACCGCGCGGCAGGTGACCTCGCTGCTGGGCGTTGATTGTCCACTCGAGCACGACCGGCCCGGGGTTCCGGCGGCCGCTGTGCAGCAGCGACCACGCGGGTACCAGCGCACGGATCCCCCGGGCCGACTGCACATCGCGCTGGAGAAGTTTGGCACTGCGGATGATGTCGTCCACGCCGACCAGGGTCGGCCGGGCGCGATCGGCCGGGACCGCAACCTGGAGCTGTGATGGTCGAGCGTCGGTGATGCCGTGCAGGTAGAGCGCGCTCTGCCCCGTGATGGCGCTGCGGTCACCAGCCGTGAGAACGGCCGCCATCGCTTCCGCCTGGAACGAACGCTCGGCGCCGGGCATCAACCAGGAACCTCGCTGGAGGCGGGTTCCTCCGTCGGCGGACATGCGGGCGCGGAAAGACCGCAGATCGATCCCCTCGTTGGCGGCTTGGCGGACGTGGACGACCTGGTGCTGCTGGGCCGCGAGGTCGTAGATGCGCTTGATCATGGCGCACACGATGCAACCTCGCGGTTGCCACGTCGAGGCCAGCGTTCGATCCGCTGGGGACAACCCGCCGGCACCCGCGACGTTGAAGCGTTGGGTACGTCTGTACGCACTCAACTCTTCAGTCTCACCGGGGGCGGGGCGGCCGGGTGGCAGGCGGGGCGGGGCGCGGGGACTAGGGGGTGAAGCGGACGGGCATGGTCTTGATGCCGTTGATGAAGTTGCTGCGCAGGCGGCGGACCTCGCCGGCGGGCTCGATGTCGGGCATGCGGTCGGCGATGACGTCGAACATGATGCGGATCTCGAGCTTCGCCAGGTGCGCCCCGAGGCAGTAGTGGGGACCGCCACCGCCGAAGCTGATGTGGGGGTTCGGGGCGCGGGCGACGTCGAAGGTGTAGGGGGCCTCGAACACGTCCTCGTCGCGGTTGCCCGACGCGTACCACAGCACGACCTTGTCACCGTCCCGGATCTCGCGGCCGCGGATGACGTCGTCGCGCATCGCGGTGCGGCGGAACTGGATGACGGGGTGTGCCCAGCGGATGATCTCGTCGGCCGCGGTGTCGAGCAGCGATGGCTCCGCCTTGAGCTTCTTCCACTCCCCCGGGTGGTCGAACAGCGCCTGCATCCCGTGGCTGATGGCGTTGCGCGTCGTCTCGTTGCCGGCCACCGCCAGCAGGATGAAGAAGAGGTCGAACTCCATCTCGCTCAGCCGGTTCCCGTCCACCTCCGCGTTCACGAGGGCGGTCACGATGTCGTCGCGCGGCTCGGCCTCACGTTGCTGGCGCAGGTTCTCGGCGTACGTGAACATCTCGGCGGCGGCGACACGAGCGTCCTCCGGCGACGTCTGGAACTCGGGGTCGTCGAAGCCGATGAGGCGGTTGCTGATCTCGAAGATGAAATCGCGTTCCTCGATCGGGGCGCCCATGAGCTCGGCGATGACCTCGAGTGGGAGCTCCGCGGACACCCAGCGCACGAAGTCGCCCTCACCTTCCTCGAGGGCGCGATCCACGATGGCGTTGGTGTAGTCGCGGATGCGCTCCTCGAGCCGGGCGATCACGCGGGGCGTGAAGCCGCTGTTGACGATGGACCGCAGGCGGGTGTGTTCCGGAGGGTCCTGGTTGACCATCATGAGCTGCAGCTCCTCGAGCTCGTTGTTCATCGTCGGCTCGCGGAAGATGGAGGTGCGCTCGAAGCTGGAGTAGATCTCGGGCCTGCGTGAGGCGTAGACGATGTCCTCGTGCTTGGTCAGTGCCCAGAACGGCACGCCCTCGTAGGGGTCCTCGTGGAGGTGGACGGGGTCCTCTCGCCGGAGCACGTCGAACATCTCGTACGGGAACGCCTCGATGTAGTTGTCGTGGTTGGCGATGTCGACTTCGTGTAGGTCCATCTCAGGCTCCTCCCACGATGCGGTGCACGCGCCCCGCCGCCTCCCGCGCCCCACTGACCAGGTCAGCCATGACCTCGACGACGGGGCGCGCTTCGTGCAGCGCCCCGACGATCTGGCCCACGGGGGTCCCCACGAGGTCGTGCCGCCCCGCCGCGCGGAAGCGAGCCAGAGCCTCGGAGGTCAGCAGGTACTGCAGCGGCATCTGCAGTGGATCAGGGTTGTCGTCCGACTCCCACGCCTCGAGCCAGGAGGTCTTGAGCTGCCGCGCGGGCTTGCCGGTCAGACCGCGCGAGCGCAGCGTGTCGCGGGAGGTCGCCTCCCACAGCAGTTTCTGCAACCCGTCGGGTAGCGCGCACTCGGTGGTCGACAGCCAGATCGAGCCGGTCCACACCCCCTGCGCCCCGAGCGCCAACGCCGCCGCGACCTGACGTCCGTCCCCCACGCCGCCCGCGGCGAGCACGGGGGCCGGGGCGACCGCGTCGACGACCTCCGGCCACAGCACCATCGAGGCGATGTCTCCCGTGTGGCCCCCGGCCTCCCAGCCCTGCGCGACGACGATGTCCACGCCCTGCTCGCGCTGCTTCAGCGCTTGATCCACCCGCCCGACGAGCGCGGCCACCTTGATGCCGGCCTCGTGGGCGCGGTCCACGACCTCCTTCGAAGGAGGTCCCAGCGCCGATGCCAGCAGCGCGGGCGAGTGCCGGAAGGCGACGTCGAGTTGAGGCTCGTGTGCCGCATCCGCCCAGCCGAGAACGCCCCGCACCTCCTCGCCGTCCTCGGGCAGCGGCGGGACGTCGTGGTCCGCGAGGAAACGCTCGACGAACGCTCGGTGCTCCTCGGGGATCAGCGCAGCGAGCTTGTCCTCGAGATCGTCGAACCCACCGGCCTCGACCTGCGCGCGGGAGACCGGCATGACGAGGTTGACGCCGTAGGGACGGCCGTCGGCCTCGGCCTCGACCACATCGAGCGCCTCGTCCAGCTCGGTCGCCTCGCCGCCGTAGCGCACCGCCCCGAGCACCCCGAACCCGCCCGCGCGGCTGATCGCTCCGGCGACCTCGGGCACGTAGCTGAACCCGAAGATCGGGTACTCGATACCCAGCTCGCGGGACAGCTCGGTCTGCATCGGATCTCCTCCGTGGTCGGTCCGGGTGGTTCGGTCCGTGGTTGGTCTGTCAACGATCGACGGCGAGGATGAGTCCGCTCGTGGGCACGCCAGTCCCGGCCGTGACCAGAACGTGCTCGACGTCCGCGACCTGGTTGACGGAGGTGCCCCACACCTGGCGGACCCCCTCCGCCACGCCGTTCATCCCGTGCAGGTACGCCTCGCCGAGCTGGCCTCCGTGCGTGTTCACCGGCAGCCGTCCACCGAGCTCGATGCCCCCGTCGGCGACGAAATCCTTGGCCTCGCCCCGCCCGCAGAACCCCAGCTCCTCGAGCTGGCGCAGCACCTCCGGGGTGAAGTGGTCGTAGATCATCGCCGTCTGGATATCGGCTGGCTCGATGCCGGCCTGACGCCACAGCTGCTCGCCGACCAGGTGCATCTCCGGCAGCCTCGTGATGTCGCCGTGGTAGTAGCTGGTCATCTGCTGCTGGTGGTCGGCCGACCCCTGGGCGGCCGCGGCGACGACGGCCGGAGGCCGGCGCAACGATCGCGCACGCTCGAGCGAGGTAACGACGATCGCCTGTGCCCCGTCGGTCTCCTGGCAGCAGTCGAGCAGGCGCAACGGTTCGACGACCCAGCGCGAGGCTTGGTGCTCGTCGAGGGTGATGGGGCGCTCGAAGAAGTAGGCCGCCGGGTTGGTGGCGGCGTGCTTGCGCATCGCCACGGCCACGCGGCCGAGATCCTGGCTCGTGGTACCGGAGTCGTGGAGGTAGCGCTGCGCCGCCATCGCGACCCAGGCGGCAGGGGTCATGAACCCGAAGGGCGTGTACCAGCCCCACTCGGCCTCCTCGGCGTTCTCGGACCACTCGCTGCGGCCCCGCCCGTAGCGCCGCCCGGAGCGCTCGTTGAAGGCGCGGTAGCACACGACCACCTCGGCCATGCCGGTCGTGACCGCCATGGCGGCCTGCTGGATCGTGGCGCAGGCCGCCCCGCCGCCGTAGTGGACGCGGCTGAAGTAGGTCAGGGCGCCGATCCCGACCGCCTCGGCGACCTGGATCTCGGGGTTGTCCTCGAGCTTGTAGGTCACGAGCCCGTCGACCTCGAAGGGCTGCAGGCCCGCGTCCTCGATGGCGGCACGCACCGCCTCGGCCGCGAGCTGAAGCGGCGACCGCCCCGAGTCCTTCGAGAACTCGGTGGCGCCGATGCCGGCGATCGCGGTGGTCCGGGAGAAGTCGCTCACGTCGACGCCTGGGTGCTCGAGAAGCGAAGCGGTAGCACAGCCTCAGGCAGCTCGACCCGGACCCTGCCGGTGACGTGGTTGCCGGTGGCGTTGCGCCCCGTGACCGCGACGGTCACCATCGTCCCCTCGATCGCGGTCACCTCGCCGCTGAACTTCAGCGTGGCGCCGGCGACGTGTGGGACGCCGAGGCGGATCGCTGTGCCCTTGGCGATCGCCTGTGGTCCGGCCCAGTCGGTGACGTACTTCACGCACAGACCGTTGGTCGTCAGGATGTTCAGGAAGACGTCCGGCAGACCACTGGCCTGCGCGACCTCGGGGTCGTGGTGGACCGGTTCGAAGTCGCGGGTCGCGATCGCGGTCGTCACGACGAAGCTGCGCGAGGTCACCAGCTCGACCACGGGGAGCACCGCCCCGACGGTGACGTCATCGATCGTGAGGGAGTCGCTCATGCGTCGTCCTCCTGACCCAGCGCGGGCGCGAACAGGGGGAGGATGTAGTCGGGCTCGACCTCGCGCCAGGTCAGCTCCACCGCCATGCCGATGGTCACCTCGGCGGGGTCGATGTCGACGATCTCGGACACGAACCGCACGCCCTCGTCGAGGTCGATCACCGCGACCGCGAACGGTGGATCGGTGCCGGGTAGGGGCGGGTGGTGGTGAACGACGTAGCTGTGGATGGTGCCGCGCCCCGCGCTGGTCACCGTGTCCCGCTCGGTGGCGCCACACGCCCCGCACATCGGTCGGGGCGGGTGGCGCAACGTCCCGCACGCGGCGCAGCGCTGGATGCGCAGCTCGCGCGCTTCGACCCCCTCCCAGAAGAACGCGTTGTCGCGGTTGATCGGCGGCCGGGGTCGGCGGGGCGAGCCCGGGTCGGACACGGCGCTCTGGCCCGCCTTCGGCTTCGCGGGTGGCGGGCGGAACTTCAGCAGCCGCATCCGGGCGACGCCAACGGCTTCCCCGCTGCCGAGCAACTTGTAGTCGTGCCTGACCGTGACGAAGTAGCCCTCCCCGAGCGCTGTCGTCTTGACGTCCGACAGCGACTCGATCGAGATCTCCTCGTAGAGGTGGTCGCCAGGCCGGACCTCGCGCAGGTAGTCGTGCTCGTAGTCCGTCGCGACCACGGCGGTGTACCCGGCGTCGTCGAGCACCCCGAAGACGCGGTCGCGGGCACTGCCGCTCTTGCCGGCGGAGATCTCGAGCGTCCAGCTGCCGAGCATCGCGGGCGGGGCGACGACGCCTCCGTGGCGCGACGCCGCGGCGACCTCGGGATCGGTGTACACCGGGTTGGTCTCCTCGAAAGCCCGCACCCAGTGCACGACCATCGCCTCGTTGACGGGATACGGGGCGACCTTCTCGTCGTCCGGGGGCTGTCCCACGTGCGCACGCGCCGCCTCGATGGCGGCGATCGTCGCGTCGTCGGTCACGCGGGCACCTCGCCTCGAGCTCGGACCTTCACCAGGATGGTGCCCAACTGCGGCGCACATCCGCCGACCACATCGAGCACCACCCTCCGCAGAACTAGAACGTGTTACAGTCGAGCACATCAGCGCTCGCCGGTCGAGTTGATCGGCACGTGGTCGGAGGCCAGATGTCCGAAGCCGTCATCGTCGAAGCCGTCCGCTCCCCCATCGGCCGTCGCAATGGTGGCCTCAGCGGGTTGCATCCGACCGAGGTGCTGGGGGCGACGCTCGAGGAGCTGATCGCACGCGCCGGCATCGACGCTGTGGACGTGCAGCAGGTCGTCGGCGGGACCGTCACCCAGGCCGGCGAGCAGGGGGCGAACATCACCCGCTACACGTGGCTGGCGCGCCGCCTCCCCCAGACGACCGCGTGCACGACCATCGACTGCCAGTGCGGGTCGTCACAGCAGGCCAACCACTTCATCCAGGGCCTGATCGCGGTCGGGGCGATCGACGTCGGTATCGCGTGCGGCGTCGAGATGATGAGTCGGGTGGGCCTCGGTGCCAACGTGCTCAACGGCCCGGGCGTGCCCCGCCCCGACGGCTGGGACGTCGACCTGCCCAACCAGTTCGAGGGCGCCGACCGCATCGCGACCGACCGCGGCATCGACCGCGAGGCCCTCGATGCCTGGGGGCTGCGCTCGCAGGAGCACGCGCAGCAGGCGTGGGAGGAGGGCCGCCTCAAGCGTGAGACCTTCGCGCTCGACGCTCCGGTGCTGGAAGACGGCGAGGCGACCGGCGAACGGGCCACCGTCGACCGTGACGAGGGCCTGCGTGCGACCTCGATGGACGCCCTCGCCGGTCTGAAGCCCGTGCTCGAGGACGGCTTGCACACCGCCGGCACCTCATCACAGATCAGCGACGGTGCGGCGGCGGTGCTGTGGATGTCGCGCACACGTGCACAGGAGCTAGGCCTGACGCCCCGGGCCCGCATCCTCGCCCAGACGCTGGTCGGCGACGACCCCTACTACCACCTCGACGGACCGCGCCGGGCCACCCGCGACGTGCTCGCCAAGGCAGGGATGAAGATCGACGACATCGACCTGTTCGAGGTCAACGAGGCGTTCGCGTCGGTGGTGCTCAGCTGGGCCCAGGAGCACGAGCCCGACCTCGACAAGGTGAACGTCAACGGCGGGGCGATCGCGCTCGGCCACCCGGTCGGGGCGACGGGGTCACGTCTGATCACCACCGCGCTGCACGAGCTGGAACGGCGTGACGCCGCGACCGCCCTGGTGTCGATGTGCGCGGGCGGGGCGCTGGCGACCGGCACGATCCTGGAGCGGATCTGATGGGTCGAGGGGAGCTGCCGGGGAACGACGATCTCATCGTCGAGCAGGATGGCCACGTCGTCACGGTCACGATGAACCGCCCCGAGGCGAAGAACGCGTGGTCCGGGCTGATGATCGAGGGCATGGCCGCGGCGTGGGAGTGGATCGACGCCGAGCCGTCGGTACGGGTCGCGATCCTCACTGGGGCGGGCGGCACGTTCTGCGCGGGCGCCGACCTCAAGGACATGAGCTCGCGCCGCTCCGAGGGCGACGACGGCTTCGCGGACCGCGTGAAGGGCGCCAACGTGGCGTTCACCGCGATGCTACGCAACCACTCGCTCAGCAAGCCGCTGATCGCCGCGGTCGAGGGCTACGCCGTCGCCGGCGGTACCGAGATCCTGCAGGCCACCGACATCCGCATCGCCGGCGAGTCCGCGCGGTTCGGGCTCGCCGAGGTGCAGCGCGCGCTGTTCCCGATCGGCGGTTCGACCGTGCGGCTGCAGCGTCAGGTGCCGTTCACCAAGGCGATGGAGATCCTCCTCACCGGCGAGCAGATCGACGCGGCCGAGGCGCTTCGGATCGGCCTGGTCGGCCGCGTCGTCCCCGACGGCGAGGCGTTGAACGAGGCGAGACGGATCGCCAACCGCATCGCCCGCAACGGCCCGCTCGCGGTGCAGGCGATCAAGCGCTCGGCGCGGGAGACGGCGAGCCTGCCCGAGGAGGAGGCGCTGAAGCTCGAGCTCGAGATCGGGATGCGGGTGTTCGCGTCGGAGGACGCGAAGGAGGGTCCGCGCGCGTTCGCGGAGAAGCGTGACCCGAGGTTCCAAGGGAAGTAGCCGGGGCGCGTGCCCCTCAGGTCAGCGGGAGGAGAAGCCATGGCGTTCCGTGGCAAGGTCGCACTCGTCACCGGAGGCGGCAGCGGCATGGGTCAGCTCGCCGCGACGCGTCTCGCGCAACGGGGCGCGAAGGTCGCCGCGCTGGACGTGAACGAGGAGGGGTTGGCCGCGACGGCCGGGGCGCACGAGAACGTCACGACGTTCGTGTGCGATGTCAGCGACGCCGGACGCGTCCAGCAGGTCGTCAAGCAGGTCGAGACCGACCTCGGCCCGATCGACCGCACGATGGCCGCCGCCGCGATCATGCCCACCGGCCTGCTCGCTGAGATGGACACCGAGGTCATCCGCAAGATCGTCGAGGTCGACTACCTCGGCGTCGTCAACACCGTCAAGGCGACGCTGCCGGGGATGCTCGAGCGGCGGCGGGGCGACATGGTGATCTTCGCCTCGTTGATGGGCTACCTCCCGACGATGTACCTCGGGGCGTACTGCGCGGCGAAGGCGGCGGTGGTCGCGTTCGCCGAGATCCTCTACCACGAGAACCGCGACAGCGGCCTCCGCTTCGCGCTCGTCGCCCCGCCCAACGTCGAGACCCCCCTGCTGAACCAGGTCACCTCGCCGATGAAGACGCTGCACGACAAGCGCACCCCCGACCCGCTCACGCCGGCCGAGGTGATCGACGCCATCGAGGCCAGCCTCGAGCGGGGCGCGTTCCTCTGCGCGCCGGGCGCCGCCAGGGCCTCGATCAAGGCGCGGCGGTTCATCCCGAACGTCATCTGGAAGAACATGCACAAGATCGAGGGCTTCTGAGCCCATCGATGTTGGTACATCGCACCGTGTGGGGTTGCGATGTACCCACACAGGTCGCGTGCGGCCCGCCATCCACCGGCTGGCGGTCGCTGGACAGGCCCTTCATCCACAGGCTCCGTGCACCCCGGTGCACGAGGGCCGGGATCGGCGTGCGATGGCCACGCGTCTTCGCCTTCGCGAACGTCCCCGACTCGAGGGACCTGCAGGTCCGGGCGGCGGCGCTCGCAGCCGGCCCTCAGGCTGCCCTGTCGCACGTCACGGCGGCGGAGGTGCTCGAGCTACGCCACCTGCCTACGGGTCTCGCGGAGAGCCGCATCGACATCGCGGTGCCGCGCGGGCACAGCCCGACGGTCCGGGGTGTGATCGTGCACCACCCGATCCTGCTGCCCTACGACCACATCATCGAGGAGGAGGACCTGCGGTACACGAACGTCCCGCGGACGCTGCTCGACCTGGCGAACGTCGTCTGGGAGCGGTCCTACCGTCGCATCCTCGACGCCGCCCTGTCCGAGGAGCGCACCTCGTGCGACGAACTCAACGCGATGATCGCGTTCCTGGGCTCGTTCCCCGGCGTCCGCCTGGCGCGGAGGACGGTCGAGGCGTTCGATCCCCGGATGGTCGGCTCGCGCTCGGACCTCGAGCGCACCTTCTTCCGGGGGCTCCAGGCAGCCGGGGTGGACCTCCCCACCGCCAACGTCGAGATCCGGGACGCCGACGGCCGGCAACGGTTCCTCGACTTCGCCTACATCCCGGAGCGGCAGCCGATCGAGATCGACTCCGACCGCTACCACGCGTCGACCCTGGCACGAGCGGAGGACGGGGCGCGACAGAACGCGATCGCCCTCACCGGGGAGTGGCGCGCCCCGCTGCGCTTCGATGAACACGACGTCCGCGAGAGGATGCCCCGGGTGGCGGAAGAGGTGCGGCGGACCCTGACGCGGATCCGCGCATCGATGTAGCTACATCGCATCCTCGGAGGGTGCGTTGTACCTACA from Actinomycetota bacterium carries:
- a CDS encoding OB-fold domain-containing protein → MTDDATIAAIEAARAHVGQPPDDEKVAPYPVNEAMVVHWVRAFEETNPVYTDPEVAAASRHGGVVAPPAMLGSWTLEISAGKSGSARDRVFGVLDDAGYTAVVATDYEHDYLREVRPGDHLYEEISIESLSDVKTTALGEGYFVTVRHDYKLLGSGEAVGVARMRLLKFRPPPAKPKAGQSAVSDPGSPRRPRPPINRDNAFFWEGVEARELRIQRCAACGTLRHPPRPMCGACGATERDTVTSAGRGTIHSYVVHHHPPLPGTDPPFAVAVIDLDEGVRFVSEIVDIDPAEVTIGMAVELTWREVEPDYILPLFAPALGQEDDA
- a CDS encoding cytochrome P450, which encodes MDLHEVDIANHDNYIEAFPYEMFDVLRREDPVHLHEDPYEGVPFWALTKHEDIVYASRRPEIYSSFERTSIFREPTMNNELEELQLMMVNQDPPEHTRLRSIVNSGFTPRVIARLEERIRDYTNAIVDRALEEGEGDFVRWVSAELPLEVIAELMGAPIEERDFIFEISNRLIGFDDPEFQTSPEDARVAAAEMFTYAENLRQQREAEPRDDIVTALVNAEVDGNRLSEMEFDLFFILLAVAGNETTRNAISHGMQALFDHPGEWKKLKAEPSLLDTAADEIIRWAHPVIQFRRTAMRDDVIRGREIRDGDKVVLWYASGNRDEDVFEAPYTFDVARAPNPHISFGGGGPHYCLGAHLAKLEIRIMFDVIADRMPDIEPAGEVRRLRSNFINGIKTMPVRFTP
- a CDS encoding lipid-transfer protein, producing MSDFSRTTAIAGIGATEFSKDSGRSPLQLAAEAVRAAIEDAGLQPFEVDGLVTYKLEDNPEIQVAEAVGIGALTYFSRVHYGGGAACATIQQAAMAVTTGMAEVVVCYRAFNERSGRRYGRGRSEWSENAEEAEWGWYTPFGFMTPAAWVAMAAQRYLHDSGTTSQDLGRVAVAMRKHAATNPAAYFFERPITLDEHQASRWVVEPLRLLDCCQETDGAQAIVVTSLERARSLRRPPAVVAAAAQGSADHQQQMTSYYHGDITRLPEMHLVGEQLWRQAGIEPADIQTAMIYDHFTPEVLRQLEELGFCGRGEAKDFVADGGIELGGRLPVNTHGGQLGEAYLHGMNGVAEGVRQVWGTSVNQVADVEHVLVTAGTGVPTSGLILAVDR
- a CDS encoding nitronate monooxygenase, with translation MQTELSRELGIEYPIFGFSYVPEVAGAISRAGGFGVLGAVRYGGEATELDEALDVVEAEADGRPYGVNLVMPVSRAQVEAGGFDDLEDKLAALIPEEHRAFVERFLADHDVPPLPEDGEEVRGVLGWADAAHEPQLDVAFRHSPALLASALGPPSKEVVDRAHEAGIKVAALVGRVDQALKQREQGVDIVVAQGWEAGGHTGDIASMVLWPEVVDAVAPAPVLAAGGVGDGRQVAAALALGAQGVWTGSIWLSTTECALPDGLQKLLWEATSRDTLRSRGLTGKPARQLKTSWLEAWESDDNPDPLQMPLQYLLTSEALARFRAAGRHDLVGTPVGQIVGALHEARPVVEVMADLVSGAREAAGRVHRIVGGA
- a CDS encoding crotonase/enoyl-CoA hydratase family protein — protein: MGRGELPGNDDLIVEQDGHVVTVTMNRPEAKNAWSGLMIEGMAAAWEWIDAEPSVRVAILTGAGGTFCAGADLKDMSSRRSEGDDGFADRVKGANVAFTAMLRNHSLSKPLIAAVEGYAVAGGTEILQATDIRIAGESARFGLAEVQRALFPIGGSTVRLQRQVPFTKAMEILLTGEQIDAAEALRIGLVGRVVPDGEALNEARRIANRIARNGPLAVQAIKRSARETASLPEEEALKLELEIGMRVFASEDAKEGPRAFAEKRDPRFQGK
- a CDS encoding SDR family NAD(P)-dependent oxidoreductase; its protein translation is MAFRGKVALVTGGGSGMGQLAATRLAQRGAKVAALDVNEEGLAATAGAHENVTTFVCDVSDAGRVQQVVKQVETDLGPIDRTMAAAAIMPTGLLAEMDTEVIRKIVEVDYLGVVNTVKATLPGMLERRRGDMVIFASLMGYLPTMYLGAYCAAKAAVVAFAEILYHENRDSGLRFALVAPPNVETPLLNQVTSPMKTLHDKRTPDPLTPAEVIDAIEASLERGAFLCAPGAARASIKARRFIPNVIWKNMHKIEGF
- a CDS encoding steroid 3-ketoacyl-CoA thiolase; translation: MSEAVIVEAVRSPIGRRNGGLSGLHPTEVLGATLEELIARAGIDAVDVQQVVGGTVTQAGEQGANITRYTWLARRLPQTTACTTIDCQCGSSQQANHFIQGLIAVGAIDVGIACGVEMMSRVGLGANVLNGPGVPRPDGWDVDLPNQFEGADRIATDRGIDREALDAWGLRSQEHAQQAWEEGRLKRETFALDAPVLEDGEATGERATVDRDEGLRATSMDALAGLKPVLEDGLHTAGTSSQISDGAAAVLWMSRTRAQELGLTPRARILAQTLVGDDPYYHLDGPRRATRDVLAKAGMKIDDIDLFEVNEAFASVVLSWAQEHEPDLDKVNVNGGAIALGHPVGATGSRLITTALHELERRDAATALVSMCAGGALATGTILERI
- a CDS encoding acyl-CoA synthetase, which codes for MSEQQQPVTGFYALAQLEPEALCVIEPDGTEHTRGAILGNVHRITHALRGLGLERGDVVAMLLPNSAEAIGLILAVMQSGWHLVPINWHLAGDEVAYIVEDSGARAFVAHSRFEDAVTAVTDDVPTLPAEARFSVGALEGYRDWLTFRDGHPDTAPDDRTAGGFMNYTSGTTGRPKGVERPLPEVDADTQASLSGFLNYLFGIQPGEDHVHLAVAPLYHTAVMQFVLAALQFGHTVVLMDKWTPEGTLERIERYRVTTSHMVPTMFNRMLKLPEDERRRYDVSSLTHVIHSAAPCPVPTKHAMLEWWGPVVYEYYAATEGGGTLATPEDWLRKPGTVGNAWPISEIKILDDDGNELPAGEIGTVWMKMGDRTFEYHGDEDKTKRTWNEQGFFTVGDVGELDEDGFLFLRDRKVDMIISGGVNIYPAEIESQLLQHEAVLDCAVFGVPNDDWGEEVKAAVQLVDPDAVSDDLAEELIAYCRDHLGGYKVPRTIDFHAELPRTATGKLLKRELRAPYWEGRDSALV